From Streptomyces sp. SAI-135:
GTGGAGTGCCGGGACGGGCTCACCCGGCTCAGCCCCTATCTGCGCCGTGCGGCACAGGAAACGCCGTCGGCGGCCGGCACCTCGGCCGGGCCGGATCTCGCCCGCCTGGTCGACCGGGCGCTGCGCCTGCACGGCGACACGGACCTCGCGGACGGCGCGGCTTCGGCGCCGTCGATCGTCGTGGCCCCGGGCGGGGGCCACGACGCCGACTACGAGAGCGATCTCGCGGGACTGATCGAACTCTCCCGCGGGCTGGAGGAACTGCGCACGGCTGCCCCACGGTCACGCTCCCGCGTCGTCGCGTCCGGACGGCACCCCGCCGGCACCCTCAGCCGGAGCTCCGCGCGACCGGGACCGCGACCGGTCCCGGAGCCGTCCGCGGTGTCCGGTCGCGGGGACGGGCCCAACGGCGCATGACAGGGCGTTCCACGCAGACCATCAGCAGCCAGCCCAGGGCCAGCGTGACCAGGAACAGGGCGAGCAGTTCGAGCACGCCGCCGAGCAGACCGTAGGTCCTGTTGTCCAGGACGTGGATCCGGCCGTAGTAGAGGACCACGAACTGGGCCAGGTAGAAACCGAAGGACACCTCGCCCAGCCACCGCATCGCCCGGCCGCCCAGCAGGGTGCGGCGGCCGTCCACGTCGGCCACGGCCACCGCGCAGACCAGCACGGCGACCGGAACGATGGTGGCGACGGTGAACCCGTACAGGAACGGCACGTTCAGCGCCAGCGCGTAGCCCGCCACCACCAGCGCGAGCGCGGCGGTCAGGGGGACGCGGGGGAACCGGCCCGCCAGGACCAGCCGGGCCAGGAGCATGCCGAGGACGAACTCGAAGAGCCGGCCAGGAGGGAAGTTGTAGCCGAGCCAGAACTGGAGGGACGAGAGGGGGAACCCCTCGGGCGTGCGCGGCTGGTCCGGCACCAGCAGGTCGACGGCCGTCTCGAGAGCGAGCATGCCGACCACGGCGGCGCCGGCCCAGGCCCACAGCCGCTCGGTCCTGATCCGCCGGACGGGCCCGATGAGGAACGGGAAGAGCAGGTAGAAGAGCAGCTCGCTGCAGAGCGACCAGCTGGGCGCGTTGACGCTGATGTAGATGTCGTGCTGCGGGAACCACGAGTGCAGCAGGAACAGGTTCGGCAGCCACGAGGTGAGCGGGGTCGTCGCCCCGGCGAAGAGCAGCATGGCCAGCGCCCACATGGCGACGTGGTTGGGGAAGATCTTGAGCAGGCGGCGCCGCCAGAACCCGGTGACGGTGTCGTCGCGTCTGCTGGACCACGTCAGGACGAAGCCGCTCAGCACGAAGAAGAAGGACACCCCCATCCAGCCCGCCTTGCTGAACAGCCACTGGAAGCCCTCGGCCTGACCGCGGTCGGCGAAGGGGTTGGTCAACGGTTCGAAGAACGAGGAGTGGAAGAAGAAGACCAGGGCCGCCGCGACGAACCGCAGGCCGGTGAGGGAGGGCAGTGGTGCCGGACGTCCGGCGGGGGCTTCACCGGCGGTTCCGCCGGTCTGGACGGGAAGTGGCGCGGTGACCACGGTTCACCTCTCGGGGGTGGATACGGCGAGGGGAAGGGCCCGCGGGGTACGACGGGCCGCGCGGCGCAGGACGAGCACGAGCAGCGCGCCCGACGCGGTGAGTGCGGCGGCCCCGACCGGGACGGCACGGGTGCCGGCCGCGGACTCGGTGAGCAGACCCCCGAGCCACGAACCGAGCGCCGCGCCCAGGCCGAAGGCGGACATGTTCGCGGTCAGGGAGAGCGTCGGCGCGTCGGCGGCCTCGGTCAGCACCTTGGCCTGGAGACCGGGAATCAGGGCGAACGTCGCCAGTGAGAACAGCACCAGGGCGAGCGCCCCGGCGGGCCCGTACGGGGCGAGCAGCCACACCAGCAGGCATACGGCCGTCAGGGCCCAGGACAACTGTCCGACGGCCCGGTCGATGCCGCGGTCCGCGAACCGCCCGCCGAGCAGGTTCCCCACGATGGAGCCCAGCCCGTAGGCGAGCAGCACGACGGGCACCCACCGCCGGGGGAGACCGCCCACGCCGGTCAGCAGCGGCACCATGTAGGTGATCAGCGTGAACATGCCGGCGGAGCAGAGCACGGTGGCCCCCACCGTGCCCCAGACGCTCGGGCGGCGGAACACCCGGGCCTCATGGGCCGCGGTGACGGTCGGGGCGGGGGTGTCGGGCACCCAGACGAGGACCAGGCCGATCGCCACCGTGGCCAGGGCCGCGACGACGCCGAACGGGGCACGCCAGTCGTAGTGCTGGGCGAGGAAGGAGCCCATGGGCACGCCGAGGACGGTGGCGAGGTTGATCCCGAGCTGGGTCGCGGCCACGGCACCGCCGCCCTTGCCCGGCCCGACCATGTTGCCCGCGGTCACGACACAGACCGCCATGAAGGTGCCGTGCACCGCCGCGGTCACCACCCGGCCGGCCATCAGCACGCCGAAGCCGGGCGCCAGGGCGCAGACCACGTTGCCCAGGACGAAGACCGCGAGGAGGGCCACGAGCAGGGTCTTGCGGCGCACCCGGGTGGTGAGCGCGGTGACCGCGGGACCCCCGACCACCATCGTCAACGCGTACGCGGTCACCAGCAGTCCCGCCGTGGCGATGCTCACGGCGAGGTCGGCGGAGAGGTCGTCCAGCATGCCGCTGGGGGACAGCTCCGCGGTGCCGACGCAGAAGATCGCGAGGATCAGCGCGGCGAGTCGGAAC
This genomic window contains:
- a CDS encoding acyltransferase gives rise to the protein MVTAPLPVQTGGTAGEAPAGRPAPLPSLTGLRFVAAALVFFFHSSFFEPLTNPFADRGQAEGFQWLFSKAGWMGVSFFFVLSGFVLTWSSRRDDTVTGFWRRRLLKIFPNHVAMWALAMLLFAGATTPLTSWLPNLFLLHSWFPQHDIYISVNAPSWSLCSELLFYLLFPFLIGPVRRIRTERLWAWAGAAVVGMLALETAVDLLVPDQPRTPEGFPLSSLQFWLGYNFPPGRLFEFVLGMLLARLVLAGRFPRVPLTAALALVVAGYALALNVPFLYGFTVATIVPVAVLVCAVAVADVDGRRTLLGGRAMRWLGEVSFGFYLAQFVVLYYGRIHVLDNRTYGLLGGVLELLALFLVTLALGWLLMVCVERPVMRRWARPRDRTPRTAPGPVAVPVARSSG
- a CDS encoding MFS transporter — its product is MPFRLAALILAIFCVGTAELSPSGMLDDLSADLAVSIATAGLLVTAYALTMVVGGPAVTALTTRVRRKTLLVALLAVFVLGNVVCALAPGFGVLMAGRVVTAAVHGTFMAVCVVTAGNMVGPGKGGGAVAATQLGINLATVLGVPMGSFLAQHYDWRAPFGVVAALATVAIGLVLVWVPDTPAPTVTAAHEARVFRRPSVWGTVGATVLCSAGMFTLITYMVPLLTGVGGLPRRWVPVVLLAYGLGSIVGNLLGGRFADRGIDRAVGQLSWALTAVCLLVWLLAPYGPAGALALVLFSLATFALIPGLQAKVLTEAADAPTLSLTANMSAFGLGAALGSWLGGLLTESAAGTRAVPVGAAALTASGALLVLVLRRAARRTPRALPLAVSTPER